In a genomic window of Salegentibacter salegens:
- the csgH gene encoding curli-like amyloid fiber formation chaperone CsgH, translating into MRKIISGPLNLLVLIFLISVSAEAQNFNSEVEASIKTNDNKDNLLEITGISKNLTEATYSLHYELSVITSSGNNNSSKNSQTGRFTLEPFETRELSSTTVSINPKQRTILLLMIYNEDDEVMGTKRIVFEEKTEKKEEKQLSYENTNEGIELTSMVIQRTKTKPGKDFYDFFYQQYSLNPVKGNKMIEIEEMISFGRTTKIMVKVNDRVIYEFFARPKLDYLKEQAVTALQQVNRYMEYLKNRSEKISQY; encoded by the coding sequence TTGAGAAAAATAATATCTGGACCATTGAATTTACTGGTTCTTATATTTTTAATTTCAGTTTCAGCTGAAGCTCAAAATTTTAATTCAGAAGTAGAAGCTTCTATTAAAACCAATGATAATAAAGATAACCTCCTGGAAATTACAGGAATTTCTAAAAATTTAACCGAGGCTACATATAGTTTACACTACGAGTTATCGGTAATAACTTCTTCTGGAAATAATAATTCCTCAAAAAATTCTCAAACGGGCAGGTTTACTTTAGAGCCTTTTGAAACCCGAGAACTTTCTTCAACTACAGTTTCAATAAACCCAAAGCAACGAACCATTCTTCTTTTAATGATTTATAATGAAGATGATGAGGTTATGGGAACCAAAAGAATTGTATTTGAAGAGAAAACAGAGAAGAAAGAAGAAAAACAACTCTCTTATGAAAATACAAATGAAGGAATTGAATTAACCAGCATGGTTATTCAAAGAACAAAAACGAAACCCGGAAAAGATTTCTATGACTTTTTTTATCAGCAATACAGTTTAAACCCTGTAAAAGGTAATAAAATGATAGAAATAGAAGAAATGATAAGTTTTGGTCGAACTACTAAAATAATGGTAAAGGTAAATGATAGAGTGATCTATGAGTTTTTTGCAAGACCAAAATTAGACTATTTAAAAGAACAGGCTGTAACAGCCTTACAACAGGTGAATAGGTATATGGAATACCTAAAAAACCGAAGCGAAAAGATTTCACAATATTAA
- a CDS encoding curli production assembly/transport component CsgF, with protein sequence MKRLVLILLIFWCLPISAQELVYTPKNPAFGGDTFNYQWLLSSAQSQNSFEDPDASRQELSEMEQFTQSLNSQLLGQVGRQLFTQEFGEAGLEEGKYTFGSLAIDIYPSNEGLVINILDTNTRV encoded by the coding sequence ATGAAAAGATTAGTTTTAATTCTATTAATTTTTTGGTGCCTTCCAATCTCTGCTCAGGAGTTGGTTTATACACCAAAAAATCCAGCATTTGGTGGTGACACTTTTAACTACCAGTGGCTTTTAAGCAGTGCGCAGTCACAAAACTCATTTGAAGATCCTGATGCATCACGCCAGGAACTTTCTGAAATGGAACAATTTACCCAAAGTTTAAATTCACAGTTACTGGGCCAGGTAGGTCGGCAGTTATTTACTCAGGAATTTGGCGAAGCAGGTTTAGAGGAAGGTAAATATACTTTTGGCAGTTTGGCTATAGATATTTATCCCTCCAACGAAGGACTGGTGATCAATATTCTTGATACCAATACGAGGGTGTAA
- a CDS encoding IS256 family transposase produces the protein MTQEEIKELKEKALKQFLSGESLTGKNGAFAPMLREFMEEALEAEMSSHLSDEEKGSKAGNKRNGKGKKTLKSSQGDVTINTPQDRNSTFEPEIVAKRQRILADNLEKQIIGMYGMGNSLRDISAHIEEMYDSKISTHVLSDITDRVIPKVKEWQDRPLEPVYCILWLDAMHFKVREEGKVKHKALYNILGINKAGRKEVLGMYISESEGANFWLQVLTQLNNRGLKDILIACTDNLTGFSEAIHSVYPKTDIQLCIVHQIRNSMKYVASKDQKDFMKDLKLVYKADTKDQAESALLDLEEKWGKRYPIVIRSWNDNWDRLSAYFEYTAPIRKLIYTTNAVEAFHRQVRKVTKTKGAFTNDMALLKLVYLATRRIEKKWNAPLQNWGLVVQQLAIKFEGRLELDLATNETKN, from the coding sequence ATGACACAAGAAGAGATTAAGGAATTAAAGGAAAAAGCATTAAAACAATTTTTATCAGGAGAATCCCTAACCGGCAAAAACGGCGCTTTTGCTCCAATGCTTAGGGAGTTTATGGAAGAGGCCCTGGAAGCAGAAATGTCTTCGCACCTTTCCGATGAAGAAAAAGGCTCAAAAGCAGGTAATAAGCGTAATGGCAAAGGCAAAAAGACCCTAAAGAGCAGCCAAGGGGACGTCACCATTAACACGCCCCAGGATCGTAACAGTACCTTTGAGCCGGAGATCGTAGCGAAACGCCAGCGTATCCTGGCCGATAATTTAGAAAAGCAGATTATAGGCATGTACGGGATGGGCAATAGCCTGCGGGATATCTCAGCTCATATAGAGGAAATGTATGATTCCAAGATATCCACACACGTTCTAAGTGATATTACGGACCGGGTGATTCCCAAGGTTAAGGAATGGCAGGATCGCCCCTTGGAGCCGGTATATTGCATCCTATGGCTCGACGCGATGCACTTCAAGGTACGCGAAGAAGGCAAAGTAAAGCACAAGGCCTTGTATAATATTTTAGGAATAAATAAAGCTGGAAGAAAGGAAGTGCTGGGTATGTATATCTCGGAAAGTGAAGGGGCCAATTTTTGGCTTCAGGTGCTGACCCAATTAAACAACCGTGGCTTAAAAGATATTCTGATTGCCTGTACGGATAATCTTACGGGCTTTAGTGAAGCCATTCATTCTGTTTATCCCAAGACTGATATTCAGCTATGTATTGTCCACCAGATCCGCAATAGTATGAAGTATGTGGCCAGTAAGGATCAAAAAGATTTTATGAAAGACCTTAAACTGGTGTACAAGGCTGACACCAAAGACCAGGCTGAATCGGCTTTACTGGATCTGGAAGAAAAATGGGGCAAAAGATATCCCATAGTGATCCGTTCCTGGAATGATAACTGGGACCGATTGAGTGCTTATTTTGAATATACCGCACCCATTAGAAAACTCATATACACCACAAATGCCGTAGAGGCTTTTCACCGGCAGGTAAGAAAAGTAACCAAGACCAAAGGCGCTTTTACCAATGATATGGCACTATTGAAGCTGGTTTACCTAGCTACCAGAAGAATTGAAAAGAAATGGAACGCCCCACTGCAGAACTGGGGTTTGGTAGTTCAACAATTAGCTATTAAATTTGAAGGTCGGCTAGAGTTGGACTTAGCCACCAATGAAACGAAAAACTAA
- a CDS encoding CsgG/HfaB family protein: MKFFKYSILMGIVALFWSCGSYFNQPVDYQDAKIGESTNATTALKNLPLPEEPVVVGVYNFRDLTGQYKPSEMGSTFSTAVTQGATSILIKALEDSKWFTTIERENIGNLLNERNIIRSTRQEYRANANTNEPQLPPLLYAGIILEGGIVSYDTNIITGGLGARYFGVGGSTQYRQDRVTIYLRAVSTSSGRILKNVYISKTILSQAIDASLFKYVSFQRLMEAETGFTRNEPVQLAVTEAIEKGVEALVLEGIQDNLWTPREDQQPLVNELIASYNAEKEDASMERLYNRKFIDKTGSSIGVNVGTSIMSGDFSNAEAGGMLRLDYTNNIFPSLSVNLAANAFELKNQGAFSEKFIGLDVNGQYNVLPNDTFGPYLSVGGGVVFGLDSDEVPDGMSSTHFKLQYGLGLEYMLTDKLGIRGFAEHNLMFNDELDRFIHGKRNDHYFNFSIGLNFHLGNSKRDRNNNLNNQ, translated from the coding sequence ATGAAATTTTTTAAATACTCCATATTAATGGGGATAGTGGCGCTATTTTGGTCCTGCGGATCCTATTTTAACCAGCCTGTAGATTATCAGGATGCCAAAATAGGAGAGAGTACCAATGCTACAACCGCCCTTAAAAATCTCCCTTTACCCGAAGAACCGGTGGTAGTAGGAGTTTATAATTTTAGAGATTTAACCGGCCAGTACAAACCCTCAGAAATGGGAAGTACCTTTAGCACGGCGGTAACCCAGGGAGCGACTTCTATTCTTATTAAAGCCCTGGAAGATTCAAAATGGTTTACTACAATAGAAAGAGAGAACATAGGAAACCTGTTAAACGAGAGAAACATAATTCGCTCTACCCGCCAGGAATACAGGGCTAATGCTAATACAAATGAGCCACAACTTCCCCCGTTGCTTTACGCAGGAATTATTCTTGAAGGAGGAATTGTTTCTTACGACACCAATATTATTACTGGCGGTTTAGGTGCCAGGTATTTTGGCGTTGGCGGTTCTACTCAGTACAGGCAAGATCGGGTTACTATTTATTTAAGAGCTGTTTCTACTTCCAGCGGAAGAATTTTAAAGAATGTTTATATTTCTAAAACTATACTTTCCCAGGCTATAGATGCCAGTTTGTTTAAATACGTAAGTTTTCAGCGTTTAATGGAGGCAGAAACCGGATTTACACGAAATGAACCCGTGCAATTAGCAGTTACCGAAGCTATAGAAAAAGGGGTAGAAGCCTTGGTTTTAGAAGGAATTCAGGATAATTTATGGACTCCCAGAGAAGATCAGCAACCCCTGGTAAACGAATTAATTGCAAGCTATAATGCTGAAAAGGAAGATGCTTCAATGGAGAGATTATACAACCGAAAGTTTATAGATAAAACGGGAAGTTCTATTGGCGTTAATGTAGGAACCTCTATAATGAGCGGGGATTTCTCTAATGCTGAAGCAGGTGGAATGTTAAGATTAGATTATACCAATAATATTTTCCCATCCCTCTCTGTAAATCTTGCAGCCAACGCTTTTGAGCTTAAAAATCAAGGTGCATTTTCAGAAAAATTTATAGGATTGGATGTGAATGGGCAATATAATGTGCTGCCTAACGATACTTTTGGACCATACTTATCTGTCGGTGGCGGGGTTGTTTTTGGTCTCGATAGCGATGAGGTTCCAGATGGAATGTCTTCAACTCATTTTAAACTTCAATACGGTCTTGGTCTGGAATATATGCTTACAGATAAGCTGGGCATAAGAGGTTTTGCAGAGCATAACCTTATGTTTAACGACGAACTGGACCGGTTTATTCACGGTAAAAGAAACGATCATTATTTCAATTTTAGTATTGGTCTTAATTTTCATTTGGGTAATTCTAAGCGTGATAGAAACAACAACTTAAACAATCAATAA